One genomic window of Capricornis sumatraensis isolate serow.1 chromosome 15, serow.2, whole genome shotgun sequence includes the following:
- the BPIFB2 gene encoding BPI fold-containing family B member 2 yields the protein MPGACGLGLLLALLLPPVVRASRPGTVFRLNKEVLSYAVEAGKAPLQRALQVTVPLFLDRSGGVFQPTRIQIVNVDVSHLHLTFVADFGIRLLAATNFTFKIFRDPEPLQLLLPIALLADTSVEQGSIGTPLVSISSCFSIFDKAIVSDGRNSTAPAMLAPLQSHIKAVLKSKLCLRISNLVQGLNVHLGTLIGLSPVGPESQVRYSMIDTPTITNDYVSLDINAVLFLLGRPIVLPVDSTPFVLPQHVGTKGAMATVGLSQDLFDSVIMLLQKAGALNLDITAQLNSSNNPLNTSVLGQLIPEVARQFPEPMPLVLKVRLGATPTVTFHTNNATLRLQPFVEVLAPSSNSAFQYLFSLNVVVNLSLQLSVSKVRLRGTTSVLGNVQLTVASSNLGFIDTDQVQTLMGEVFEKPLLDHLNALLGMGIALPHVVNLQYFTPEVFIQEGYVVVSSGLLYQH from the exons ATGCCTGGGGCGTGTGGGCTGGGCCTGCTGCTGGCGCTGCTGCTGCCGCCCGTGGTCAGAGCCTCCAGGCCGGGTACTGTGTTCAGACTCAACAAGGAAGTGCTGAGCTACG CAGTTGAAGCCGGGAAAGCCCCGCTCCAGAGGGCCCTGCAGGTCACAGTTCCGCTTTTCCTGGACAGGAGTGGAGGGGTCTTCCAGCCCACCAG GATTCAGATTGTGAATGTCGATGTGTCCCACCTCCACCTGACATTTGTTGCCGATTTCGGAATACGCTTGTTGGCAGCCACCAATTTTACTTTCAAGATCTTCCG TGACCCGGAGcccctgcagctgctgctccccATAGCGCTGCTGGCTGACACCTCCGTGGAACAGGGCTCCATCGGGACCCCCCTGGTCAGCATCTCCAGCTGCTTTTCCATCTTCGACAAAGCCATCGTGTCTGATGGCCGCAACAG CACAGCCCCCGCGATGCTGGCCCCGCTGCAGAGTCACATCAAAGCTGTGCTGAAGAGCAAG CTGTGCCTGAGAATCTCCAACCTGGTGCAAGGCCTCAATGTCCACCTGGGCACTTTAATTG GCCTCAGCCCTGTGGGTCCAGAGTCCCAGGTCCGCTACTCCATGATTGACACCCCTACCATCACCAATGACTACGTTTCCTTGGATATCAAC GCTGTTCTCTTCCTGCTGGGCAGACCCATCGTCCTGCCTGTGGATTCCACCCCCTTCGTGCTGCCACAGCACGTGGGCACCAAGGGTGCCATGGCCACTGTGGGCCTCTCCCAGGACCTGTTTGACTCTGTCATCATGCTGCTGCAGAAGGCTGGTGCGCTCAACCTGGACATCACAGCGCAGCTG AATTCGAGTAACAACCCGCTGAACACCTCTGTGCTGGGCCAGCTCATCCCCGAG GTGGCCCGTCAGTTCCCTGAGCCCATGCCCCTGGTGCTCAAGGTGAGGCTGGGTGCTACGCCCACAGTCACGTTCCACACCAACAACGCCACGCTGCGCCTGCAGCCCTTCGTGGAAGTCCTGGCCCCGTCCTCCAACTCGGCTTTCCAGTACCTCTTCTCCCTCAATGTG GTAGTGAACCTGAGCCTCCAGCTTTCCGTGTCCAAGGTGAGGCTTCGGGGGACCACATCTGTGCTGGG GAATGTCCAGCTCACCGTGGCCTCCTCCAATCTGGGCTTCATTGAT ACTGACCAAGTCCAGACACTCATGGGTGAAGTGTTTGAGAAGCCCTTGCTGGACCACCTCAATG CTCTCTTGGGCATGGGGATTGCCCTCCCCCACGTGGTCAATCTCCAGTACTTCACCCCCGAGGTTTTTATCCAGGAG GGCTACGTCGTGGTATCCAGTGGACTCTTGTACCAGCACTGA